In the Scyliorhinus torazame isolate Kashiwa2021f chromosome 22, sScyTor2.1, whole genome shotgun sequence genome, one interval contains:
- the LOC140399007 gene encoding tubulin alpha chain-like, protein MPSDKTIGGGDDSFNTFFSETGAGKHIPRAVFVDLEPTVIDEVRTGTYRQLFHPEQLITGKEDAANNYARGHCSIGKEIVDLVLDRIRKVADQCTGLQGFLIFHSFGGGTGSGFTSLLMERLSVDYGKKSKLEFSIYPAPQISTAVVEPYNAVLVTHCTLEHSDCAFMVDNEAIYDVCRRNLDIERPTYTNLNRLMAQVVSSITASLRFDGALNVDLTEFQTNLVPYPRIHFPLLTYAPLISAEKAYHEQLSVSEITNSCFEPANQMVKCDPRQGKYMACCMLYRGDVVPKDVNAAIATIKTKRSISFVDWCPTGFKVGINYQPPTVVPGGDLAKVQRALCMLSNTTAIALAWTRLNLKFDKMYAKRAFVHWYVGEGLEEGEFQDAREDMASLEKDYEEVAVDSSSLDRKAEEEE, encoded by the exons ATGCCCAGTGACAAGACCATCGGAGGTGGTGACGACTCCTTCAACACCTTCTTCAGTGAGACAGGAGCGGGGAAACACATCCCACGAGCTGTGTTTGTAGATCTGGAGCCCACCGTGATTG ATGAGGTTCGCACTGGCACCTACCGACAGCTCTTTCACCCGGAACAGCTCATCACAGGCAAGGAGGATGCAGCGAATAACTATGCACGGGGCCACTGCTCCATCGGAAAGGAAATTGTGGATCTGGTCTTGGATCGCATACGGAAGGTG GCTGATCAATGCACCGGACTCCAGGGTTTCCTCATCTTCCACAGTTTTGGGGGTGGCACGGGCTCGGGTTTTACTTCCCTCCTGATGGAGAGACTCTCCGTTGACTACGGGAAGAAATCCAAGCTGGAGTTTTCCATTTACCCTGCTCCCCAGATTTCCACTGCGGTGGTCGAGCCATATAATGCTGTGCTCGTCACCCACTGCACCCTGGAGCACTCTGACTGTGCCTTCATGGTGGACAATGAGGCCATTTACGATGTCTGTCGGCGTAACCTTGACATCGAGAGACCAACTTACACCAACCTCAACCGTCTCATGGCACAGGTAGTGTCATCCATCACGGCCTCACTCAGGTTCGACGGTGCCCTCAATGTGGACCTGACTGAGTTTCAAACCAACCTGGTCCCCTATCCCCGCATTCACTTTCCATTGTTAACCTACGCGCCCCTTATATCAGCTGAGAAAGCTTACCACGAGCAACTCTCGGTGTCGGAGATCACCAACTCTTGCTTTGAACCTGCTAACCAGATGGTGAAGTGTGACCCCCGCCAGGGCAAGTACATGGCGTGCTGCATGCTGTACCGAGGAGACGTGGTGCCAAAGGATGTCAACGCCGCCATCGCCACCATCAAGACCAAACGCTCAATCTCGTTTGTTGACTGGTGCCCGACTGGATTCAAG GTTGGCATCAACTACCAGCCCCCGACAGTGGTGCCAGGGGGTGACCTGGCAAAGGTACAACGGGCCCTCTGTATGCTGAGCAACACCACTGCCATTGCCTTGGCTTGGACCCGACTGAACCTCAAATTCGATAAGATGTACGCCAAGCGGGCCTTTGTCCATTGGTATGTGGGGGAAGGGCTGGAGGAAGGGGAGTTCCAGGATGCACGTGAGGACATGGCGTCACTCGAGAAGGATTATGAAGAAGTGGCCGTCGATTCTTCCTCACTGGACAGAAAGGCAGAGGAGGAAGAATAA